One Monomorium pharaonis isolate MP-MQ-018 chromosome 4, ASM1337386v2, whole genome shotgun sequence DNA segment encodes these proteins:
- the LOC105838566 gene encoding proline-rich protein 4 has protein sequence MRVLVYVTVAALVVATALSEETAKVEKSVKSEKKQEKRGLLGLGYGYGYDGGYDIGSGGHIGLDLGGYGGYGGYGGYGIGGGYIDDGHHHHEHIKTVTVVKNVAVPYPVEKHIPYPVEKPVPVPVKVPVPQPYPVEKHVPYPVKVFVKVPVHVPQPYPVEKKVPYPVHVPVDRPVPVKVLVPQPYPVEKHIPVPVKVPVPQPYPVEKPVPVPVKVPVHVPAPYPVEKLVPYPVKVPVDRPIHIPVPKPYPVHIEKHVPYPVEKPVPYPVKVPVDRPYPVPVERPVPVAVKVPVPQPYPVEKPVPYPVERPVPVAIKVPVDRPYPVHVEKPVPYPVEKPVPYPVKVPVAVPVHHEPIHHGHGGYYGGGYEGGDYGYGHH, from the exons ATGAGAGTCCTG gtTTATGTGACAGTTGCTGCCCTCGTGGTCGCGACAGCATTGTCGGAGGAGACCGCGAAAGTCGAGAAATCGGTGAAGTCTGAAAAGAAGCAAGAGAAGCGCGGCCTGTTAGGTCTTGGCTACGGTTACGGTTATGACGGCGGATATGATATTGGATCCGGTGGCCACATCGGTCTTGATCTAGGCGGTTATGGTGGTTATGGTGGTTATGGGGGATACGGAATTGGCGGAGGATACATCGACGATGGACACCACCATCACGAACACATAAAAACTGTGACGGTTGTGAAGAACGTCGCTGTGCCTTACCCCGTGGAGAAGCACATACCATATCCGGTAGAAAAGCCCGTACCGGTTCCCGTCAAAGTGCCCGTACCACAACCGTACCCAGTTGAGAAACACGTGCCTTATCCAGTCAAGGTCTTCGTGAAGGTGCCTGTACACGTGCCCCAACCGTACCCAGTGGAAAAGAAGGTTCCCTACCCCGTACACGTTCCAGTCGATCGTCCCGTCCCGGTCAAGGTCTTAGTTCCGCAGCCTTATCCCGTTGAGAAACACATTCCAGTACCGGTAAAAGTACCAGTGCCGCAGCCGTACCCCGTTGAGAAACCAGTTCCGGTACCAGTGAAGGTCCCAGTCCACGTACCTGCGCCCTATCCAGTCGAAAAACTTGTACCTTATCCCGTCAAAGTCCCAGTTGATCGTCCCATCCACATACCTGTTCCCAAGCCCTATCCCGTGCACATCGAGAAGCATGTGCCTTACCCAGTCGAGAAGCCGGTACCTTACCCCGTGAAGGTTCCAGTTGACAGGCCGTACCCCGTCCCGGTCGAGAGGCCCGTGCCAGTCGCGGTCAAAGTACCAGTACCACAGCCGTACCCGGTTGAGAAGCCGGTACCCTATCCGGTCGAGAGACCCGTGCCGGTAGCAATCAAGGTCCCGGTCGACAGGCCATACCCTGTTCACGTCGAGAAACCTGTGCCTTATCCCGTAGAGAAGCCCGTACCCTACCCGGTTAAAGTGCCGGTGGCTGTGCCCGTCCATCACGAGCCCATTCATCACGGACACGGCGGCTACTACGGCGGTGGCTACGAGGGTGGCGATTATGGCTATGGTCACCACTAA